GGGCGCTGTCGTACTGCCCGGCGGAGCGGGCGAGCATGCTCTGCGCACCCAGGACCCATGTGGTGAGCCGGGCGTCGCCACTGCGGGTGCCGTAGGTGAGGGCGGCTGCGAGATGGGCACGCGCGCCACTGGTGTCATCGCAGTGGAAGCTCGCGTTGCCCAGGAGCGCGGACAGCCACCCGACCGTACGGCGCAGCTCCACGGCGACGCTGTCGAGGATGACCGGCTCGATCAGGGCTTCCGTCAGCAGGGCGCGCGCCGCGCGTACTTCGGAGAAGAGAAGGGCCGGTGGGTGGCGGTTGTAGTGGGTGGCGTAGTGCTCGACGGCGGCCTGCGCGAGATCGACGACCGTGCTGCTGCCCGCCGGATCGACGAGGAGCGCGAGGTGGAGGGACTCGCGGACGGCGGGCAGTCCGGCGTCGGTGGTCATCGGCGGCACCATTTCCCGTACGAGGTCGTACGCCTGGGGAGCGCATCGGCATGGGGGGTGACCGTACCGGAGCCGGTCGGCCCTCCCGCGTCGTCTGTCCAGCATGCCCAGCCGGGCCGGGTCCGCACCGTAAGTCCGGCATAGGATCGGCCCTCGTTGCCGGTGGCTGGTGTCCTCGTTCGTCAAGCTCCGCAGCGCAGCGCACTCCGTGTGTGAGGGCGCCGGCGGGTAGTTCTGGTATCGCTGCTTCGCGGTGGGCACGTGCTGCTCTCGGCCGTGCGGGTAAGGGGATCGCTAGGAGGCGGTCTTGCTGAGGGAGACGCGTCAGCCTGCGAGTCGTTAGGGCCTGTCCGATGGGACGCAGTGCCGATCGGGCACAGGGGGGCCTGTGATCGCTGTTAGCCTCGGCAGTCCGCTGATGGCTGTTCGTTGGGAAGGGAGCCCAGATGGAAGCAACGGGCAAGCCGTTCCTGATGCATATCGGAGATCTCTTCTGGCAGAACCAGGGCAGGGCGGTCATGCTGACCGGCCTGGTCGAGCGCGGGCGGGTTCATAAGGGCGATGCGGTGGAGATCGTCGGTTTCGGTGGCACCGCGCTCGTCGCCGTCGAAGAGATCGAAGCTTCCCGTCGGTATGTCGACGAGGCGAGTGCAGGCATGAACGTGGGCCTGTTGATACGTGGGACGGCGGCCGGTGCGGTGGAGCGGGGGCAGGTGTTGGCGGCACCTGGCTCTATCAGCGGTCACACCAGGTTTGCCGCAGACATCACGCTCTTGTCTGAGGAACACGGTGCTACCGAAGTGCGCACTGGTGAGCGACTCCACTTCTACTTCGGCACTGCCGTTGTAGCGGGTGACGTGACGCTTACGGGGGGATTGGATGTCCTGTATCCGCTCCACCGGGGCGACGTGACGATCACGCTTGAACGGCCGGTTCCCTTGGAGGAAGGGCAGTGCGTTGTTCTTCGGCACCGCGGACGGGCTGCTGGCTCGGGACATGTTATGCGCCTTCTCAGCTGAGCCTTTTCAACGGAGCCAGAGCCGACTCGTTGCGGCAGTGACCGTGCCGTGGAAGACGTAGAGGCGCTTACCGAAGCGTGTCGCCACGGCACGTGATCCTTCGCTGACCGGCCCCAGGTGCTGGCTGCGCACCGCACACCCCGCCGACCAGGCCCGTAGCGGACCGTCCACCGCAATGCCGCCTGCCATTTCCGGCAGGCCCGCTCCTCCGGCCACCCACATTTCGCTCACGAACCGCTCCTTGTCTGCTGGATAACGACGTGCGCCGCGGCACCCCGCCACAGAGGTGTACCGCGCCGCACGGGCAAGCCCGAGGGATCAGGGACCG
This window of the Streptomyces sp. NBC_00237 genome carries:
- a CDS encoding EF-Tu/IF-2/RF-3 family GTPase gives rise to the protein MEATGKPFLMHIGDLFWQNQGRAVMLTGLVERGRVHKGDAVEIVGFGGTALVAVEEIEASRRYVDEASAGMNVGLLIRGTAAGAVERGQVLAAPGSISGHTRFAADITLLSEEHGATEVRTGERLHFYFGTAVVAGDVTLTGGLDVLYPLHRGDVTITLERPVPLEEGQCVVLRHRGRAAGSGHVMRLLS